Part of the Oscillatoria salina IIICB1 genome, ATTATATCCGCATCCTGTTTCAGCGCTTCTTCTACCTCAGCTAAAGTCGTGGTTTCCACCTCAATACTTAGAGGATAAGGAATCGAAGCACGAATTTTAGCGATCGCTTCTTTAATCCCACCAGCAGCTTGAATATGATTATCTTTAATCATCACTGCATCATCTAATCCTAGACGGTGGTTGAGCGCTCCTCCTAATTGAGTTGCGTATTTCTCCAAAATTCGTAAACCCGGAGTAGTCTTGCGGGTATCCACCAACTTAGTCGGAAGATCGGCAATTTTTTCTACATACTCGCTCGTCAAAGTCGCAATCCCACTCATTCGCATCGTTAAGTTAAGAGCAACCCTCTCACCCATCAGTAAAGCATCAATTGGACCGTGGAGCCTAGCTATTACCTGTCCTAACTCACAATTTTGTCCTTCTTCCACAATCGGAACAAAGCTAACATCCTCACTAAGAAGGTTAAATACCCTTGCAGCCACAGGTAAACCCGCAATCGTACCTGCTGCTTTCGCAACCCAGTCAGCCTTAGCCACAGGAATATCTTGTTGTTGTAGTAGACCTTGAGTAGTGCGATCGCCGCGACCAATATCCTCTAGCAACCAACTTTGCACTAAAGGATCTAATACCAATGCAGGAGGTAAAGTAGCGATTCTCTTCATGCTTACCAGTTATTCGTTATCTATCTAGTTTG contains:
- the nadC gene encoding carboxylating nicotinate-nucleotide diphosphorylase, which produces MKRIATLPPALVLDPLVQSWLLEDIGRGDRTTQGLLQQQDIPVAKADWVAKAAGTIAGLPVAARVFNLLSEDVSFVPIVEEGQNCELGQVIARLHGPIDALLMGERVALNLTMRMSGIATLTSEYVEKIADLPTKLVDTRKTTPGLRILEKYATQLGGALNHRLGLDDAVMIKDNHIQAAGGIKEAIAKIRASIPYPLSIEVETTTLAEVEEALKQDADIIMLDNMSCELMYRAVELIRDANLQVKIEASGNITLENLREVAQTGVDYISTSAPITRSSWLDLSMKFNSGDDRA